The Styela clava chromosome 10, kaStyClav1.hap1.2, whole genome shotgun sequence genome window below encodes:
- the LOC120337821 gene encoding protein unc-93 homolog A-like isoform X2, whose amino-acid sequence MDNTGLQQHQSVSYFVSTGFALYMGSLDSMVSLQSSINVEYNIGPTSMLFAFLSMAIGSLFISPLMIRLFGPKNVLIAAELLIVIYTAAFFKPNLPIAITAAILFGLSLSCAWSAASIIFAAAEESVCGKGHANTGKFFAIVSAGQIMSDAIAEVVLQGMKTENRTKLSVDKLSNSSLSDVDITLYLNQTEEFLTTCASNDCPESYSFVRDSPKFKLYIPENKYSVYILLSVFLMMQLGAAIFHWATLPSSIVKDDPSSKNCQSEFNRSYVACTLGVEQVGMSTAIVDTFSLFTSVIIICVGRKLSLPGIYVAALAFDVANFVASLLWVPTPATLVIPYILAMTYGVSYGLRRNIAFLAATTYFKDLTSSFCVQSLMLSCGMAFTFAWSSLVCVNIKLYVMTAMTIMLTILIFIAHIRYKKEFTEYESLNSE is encoded by the exons ATGGATAATACCGGTTTACAACAACATCAAAGTGTTTCCTATTTTGTTTCAACTGGTTTCGCTCTCTACATGGGATCATTGGATA GCATGGTATCACTACAAAGCAGTATAAATGTTGAATACAATATTGGGCCTACGAGTATGCTGTTTGCTTTTCTGTCAATGGCCATAGGAAGCCTTTTCATATCTCCATTAATGATCAGACTGTTTGGGCCGAAGAATGTTCTTATTGCTGCTGAGCTTTTGATAGTGATCTACACAGCAGCGTTTTTTAAACCAA ATTTACCCATCGCCATAACGGCAGCCATTTTATTTGGGTTATCGCTAAGTTGTGCATGGTCAGCTGCTTCAATAATATTTGCAGCAGCGGAGGAATCTGTATGTGGCAAAGGTCATGCAAACACCGGGAAATTCTTTGCTATAGTTTCTGCTGGTCAG attATGTCAGACGCTATCGCGGAAGTAGTGCTGCAAGGAATGAAGACTGAAAACAGGACTAAATTGAGTGTTGATAAACTATCCAATAGTTCACTATCTGACGTTGATATAACATTATATCTTAATCAGACAGAGGAATTTCTCACTACTTGTGCATCAAATGACTGTCcg GAATCTTACTCTTTCGTTCGTGATTCGCCCAAGTTTAAACTTTATATACCGGAAAACAAGTATTCTGTGTATATTTTGCTGAGCGTTTTCCTAATGATGCAACTGGGAGCTGCAATTTTCCATTGGGCGACACTACCATCTTCTATTGTCAAAGATGACCCGAGTTCAAAAAACTGCCAAAGTG AGTTTAACAGAAGCTATGTCGCATGTACTCTAGGAGTTGAGCAG GTTGGTATGAGCACTGCGATAGTCGACACATTTTCACTGTTTACATCAGTCATCATTATTTGTGTTGGAAGAAAGCTCTCATTACCCGGGATCTACGTTGCGGCCCTTGCATTTGATGTTGCGAATTTTGTTGCAAGTTTATTATGGGTACCAACTCCTGCCACTCTTGTCATTCCATACATTTTAGCGATGACTTACGGAGTTTCGTATGGATTAagaagaaatattgcatttt TGGCCGCAACAACGTATTTCAAAGACTTAACGTCTTCATTTTGCGTTCAAAGCTTGATGCTGTCATGCGGGATGGCATTCACATTTGCATGGAGTTCACTTGTTTGCGTAAACATCAAACTTTACGTGATGACGGCGATGACAATCATGTTgactattttaatattcatagcTCATATTAGATATAAAAAAGAGTTCACTGAATATGAAAGTTTGAATAGTGAATAA
- the LOC120337821 gene encoding protein unc-93 homolog A-like isoform X3 has translation MDNTGLQQHQSVSYFVSTGFALYMGSLDNLPIAITAAILFGLSLSCAWSAASIIFAAAEESVCGKGHANTGKFFAIVSAGQIMSDAIAEVVLQGMKTENRTKLSVDKLSNSSLSDVDITLYLNQTEEFLTTCASNDCPESYSFVRDSPKFKLYIPENKYSVYILLSVFLMMQLGAAIFHWATLPSSIVKDDPSSKNCQSDTGCEAAKSRNSRSRSETLSDELIWTLKGMHGHLTSLQGVLTIPALAFHGILIIFIFSEFNRSYVACTLGVEQVGMSTAIVDTFSLFTSVIIICVGRKLSLPGIYVAALAFDVANFVASLLWVPTPATLVIPYILAMTYGVSYGLRRNIAFLAATTYFKDLTSSFCVQSLMLSCGMAFTFAWSSLVCVNIKLYVMTAMTIMLTILIFIAHIRYKKEFTEYESLNSE, from the exons ATGGATAATACCGGTTTACAACAACATCAAAGTGTTTCCTATTTTGTTTCAACTGGTTTCGCTCTCTACATGGGATCATTGGATA ATTTACCCATCGCCATAACGGCAGCCATTTTATTTGGGTTATCGCTAAGTTGTGCATGGTCAGCTGCTTCAATAATATTTGCAGCAGCGGAGGAATCTGTATGTGGCAAAGGTCATGCAAACACCGGGAAATTCTTTGCTATAGTTTCTGCTGGTCAG attATGTCAGACGCTATCGCGGAAGTAGTGCTGCAAGGAATGAAGACTGAAAACAGGACTAAATTGAGTGTTGATAAACTATCCAATAGTTCACTATCTGACGTTGATATAACATTATATCTTAATCAGACAGAGGAATTTCTCACTACTTGTGCATCAAATGACTGTCcg GAATCTTACTCTTTCGTTCGTGATTCGCCCAAGTTTAAACTTTATATACCGGAAAACAAGTATTCTGTGTATATTTTGCTGAGCGTTTTCCTAATGATGCAACTGGGAGCTGCAATTTTCCATTGGGCGACACTACCATCTTCTATTGTCAAAGATGACCCGAGTTCAAAAAACTGCCAAAGTG ATACCGGATGTGAAGCAGCTAAAAGTAGGAATTCTCGCAGCCGAAGTGAAACACTTTCAGATGAATTGATATGGACTTTAAAAGGAATGCATGGTCATTTAACGTCGCTTCAAGGCGTTTTGACAATTCCAGCACTTGCTTTCCACGGAATACTTattatcttcattttttcaGAGTTTAACAGAAGCTATGTCGCATGTACTCTAGGAGTTGAGCAG GTTGGTATGAGCACTGCGATAGTCGACACATTTTCACTGTTTACATCAGTCATCATTATTTGTGTTGGAAGAAAGCTCTCATTACCCGGGATCTACGTTGCGGCCCTTGCATTTGATGTTGCGAATTTTGTTGCAAGTTTATTATGGGTACCAACTCCTGCCACTCTTGTCATTCCATACATTTTAGCGATGACTTACGGAGTTTCGTATGGATTAagaagaaatattgcatttt TGGCCGCAACAACGTATTTCAAAGACTTAACGTCTTCATTTTGCGTTCAAAGCTTGATGCTGTCATGCGGGATGGCATTCACATTTGCATGGAGTTCACTTGTTTGCGTAAACATCAAACTTTACGTGATGACGGCGATGACAATCATGTTgactattttaatattcatagcTCATATTAGATATAAAAAAGAGTTCACTGAATATGAAAGTTTGAATAGTGAATAA
- the LOC120337821 gene encoding protein unc-93 homolog A-like isoform X1, which produces MDNTGLQQHQSVSYFVSTGFALYMGSLDSMVSLQSSINVEYNIGPTSMLFAFLSMAIGSLFISPLMIRLFGPKNVLIAAELLIVIYTAAFFKPNLPIAITAAILFGLSLSCAWSAASIIFAAAEESVCGKGHANTGKFFAIVSAGQIMSDAIAEVVLQGMKTENRTKLSVDKLSNSSLSDVDITLYLNQTEEFLTTCASNDCPESYSFVRDSPKFKLYIPENKYSVYILLSVFLMMQLGAAIFHWATLPSSIVKDDPSSKNCQSDTGCEAAKSRNSRSRSETLSDELIWTLKGMHGHLTSLQGVLTIPALAFHGILIIFIFSEFNRSYVACTLGVEQVGMSTAIVDTFSLFTSVIIICVGRKLSLPGIYVAALAFDVANFVASLLWVPTPATLVIPYILAMTYGVSYGLRRNIAFLAATTYFKDLTSSFCVQSLMLSCGMAFTFAWSSLVCVNIKLYVMTAMTIMLTILIFIAHIRYKKEFTEYESLNSE; this is translated from the exons ATGGATAATACCGGTTTACAACAACATCAAAGTGTTTCCTATTTTGTTTCAACTGGTTTCGCTCTCTACATGGGATCATTGGATA GCATGGTATCACTACAAAGCAGTATAAATGTTGAATACAATATTGGGCCTACGAGTATGCTGTTTGCTTTTCTGTCAATGGCCATAGGAAGCCTTTTCATATCTCCATTAATGATCAGACTGTTTGGGCCGAAGAATGTTCTTATTGCTGCTGAGCTTTTGATAGTGATCTACACAGCAGCGTTTTTTAAACCAA ATTTACCCATCGCCATAACGGCAGCCATTTTATTTGGGTTATCGCTAAGTTGTGCATGGTCAGCTGCTTCAATAATATTTGCAGCAGCGGAGGAATCTGTATGTGGCAAAGGTCATGCAAACACCGGGAAATTCTTTGCTATAGTTTCTGCTGGTCAG attATGTCAGACGCTATCGCGGAAGTAGTGCTGCAAGGAATGAAGACTGAAAACAGGACTAAATTGAGTGTTGATAAACTATCCAATAGTTCACTATCTGACGTTGATATAACATTATATCTTAATCAGACAGAGGAATTTCTCACTACTTGTGCATCAAATGACTGTCcg GAATCTTACTCTTTCGTTCGTGATTCGCCCAAGTTTAAACTTTATATACCGGAAAACAAGTATTCTGTGTATATTTTGCTGAGCGTTTTCCTAATGATGCAACTGGGAGCTGCAATTTTCCATTGGGCGACACTACCATCTTCTATTGTCAAAGATGACCCGAGTTCAAAAAACTGCCAAAGTG ATACCGGATGTGAAGCAGCTAAAAGTAGGAATTCTCGCAGCCGAAGTGAAACACTTTCAGATGAATTGATATGGACTTTAAAAGGAATGCATGGTCATTTAACGTCGCTTCAAGGCGTTTTGACAATTCCAGCACTTGCTTTCCACGGAATACTTattatcttcattttttcaGAGTTTAACAGAAGCTATGTCGCATGTACTCTAGGAGTTGAGCAG GTTGGTATGAGCACTGCGATAGTCGACACATTTTCACTGTTTACATCAGTCATCATTATTTGTGTTGGAAGAAAGCTCTCATTACCCGGGATCTACGTTGCGGCCCTTGCATTTGATGTTGCGAATTTTGTTGCAAGTTTATTATGGGTACCAACTCCTGCCACTCTTGTCATTCCATACATTTTAGCGATGACTTACGGAGTTTCGTATGGATTAagaagaaatattgcatttt TGGCCGCAACAACGTATTTCAAAGACTTAACGTCTTCATTTTGCGTTCAAAGCTTGATGCTGTCATGCGGGATGGCATTCACATTTGCATGGAGTTCACTTGTTTGCGTAAACATCAAACTTTACGTGATGACGGCGATGACAATCATGTTgactattttaatattcatagcTCATATTAGATATAAAAAAGAGTTCACTGAATATGAAAGTTTGAATAGTGAATAA
- the LOC120337643 gene encoding meteorin-like protein, whose amino-acid sequence MDYIQATLFLLLLNTVAGRQVSNSCDWKKSGLIHSKASREVEEVQLNCESGNLEWIYPTTALHIQFQYPHSTTDFTACFLPNVDFSGASLIHQGQRPPPGDSIFGQPTGLHVIYGDPEDKNKVPENTEHDIREIACVNSTYGKLKMLLMATTTRSDISRKVASFKYELYPISYHNDRPNHKKHRKGTVNERRMLFSGKIQDCRPCSNEELLHLYCSADFVARGQVVSVSNEENHRWTNLEFLSNHVIKETPSDWSPFLSPLRVPGLNISRITSKTNGLDDLLYGVFRVPAQCGFRPPQKDHDHTVKEYVIMGNYNFGGGWVECFPTYNYLLSIVKDFFEANRFSRKHHHPNNCNFDDLLKIASP is encoded by the exons ATGGATTATATTCAAGCTACTTTGTTTCTGTTGTTACTAAATACAGTTGCAGGGAGACAAGTTTCTAATTCTTGTGACTGGAAAAAGAG CGGACTTATTCATAGTAAAGCCTCAAGGGAAGTTGAAGAAGTGCAGTTAAA TTGCGAATCTGGGAATCTGGAATGGATCTACCCCACTACTGCTCTACATATACAGTTCCAGTATCCACATAGCACAACTGATTTCACTGCTTGTTTTCTTCCGAACGTTGACTTCAGTGGTGCAAGTTTGATACATCAAGGACAGAGACCCCCTCCAGGAGACAGCATATTTGGCCAACCAACTGGCCTTCACGTTATATATGGCGACCCAGAAGATAAGAATAAAGTACCGGAAAACACAGAACATGATATTCG TGAGATCGCGTGTGTCAATTCAACTTATGGAAAATTGAAGATGTTACTTATGGCGACAACAACAAGATCAGATATAAGTCGGAAGGTTGCATCTTTTAAATATGAGCTCTACCCCATAAGCTACCACAACGATCGACCAAATCATAAGAAACACAGAAAAGGGACGGTCAACGAAAGAAGAATGCTATTTAGTGGGAAAATACAAG ATTGTCGTCCATGCTCTAACGAGGAACTTCTTCATTTATATTGCTCTGCGGATTTTG TTGCAAGAGGACAAGTTGTTTCGGTATCAAACGAAGAAAACCACCGTTGGACCAATCTCGAGTTTCTTTCAAATCATGTGATCAAAGAGACACCATCTGATTGGTCGCCATTCCTCTCTCCTCTTCGGGTACCAGGATTGAACATCTCTCGCATCACCAGTAAAACTAACGGACTCGATGATTTGCTATATGGTGTTTTTCGCGTCCCCGCTCAGTGCGGGTTCCGGCCACCCCAAAAAGATCACGATCATACCGTAAAAGAATATGTTATAATGGGAAACTACAACTTCGGAGGTGGATGGGTGGAGTGCTTCCCAACTTACAATTATTTACTGTCTATTGTTAAAGACTTTTTTGAGGCCAACCGATTTTCTAGGAAACATCACCATCCGAATAATTGTAACTTTGACGACTTACTAAAGATTGCCTCCCCATAA